In Cutaneotrichosporon cavernicola HIS019 DNA, chromosome: 1, one DNA window encodes the following:
- a CDS encoding uncharacterized protein (Peptidyl-arginine deiminase) yields the protein MHPRTLKATFATLSTAAAWSRPDEGEPHQRTWMAFAWNATLWEDLLPVVQQNLANVAAAISQFEPVSMLVRPQDKSKLQGLIKGASNVTLVEGELDDMWMRDTGPIFVRNDSGVAAVNFNFNGWGNKQWHAADSKVAAEVASSAGVELLSTELILEGGALEVDGVGTAIITESCLLNNNRNPGWSKAQVEAELERLLGITKVIWLPGIAGKDITDGHTDFYARFVGEGHVVAGFEPDTTSFDHNVTTTHLDILRSATDAKGHPLNVTVLNAPTTVRREYRNDEDFAAGYINFYLCRGGVIAPQFGDSKADAAALQTLQDAFPDRQVVQLNIDGIAAGGGGIHCATQQEIARDPANPPAVPSAQPSAFKESSGVRRHARKWLGAVVAGVVGASAV from the coding sequence ATGCACCCTCGCACACTCAAGGCAACCTTCGCGACGCTCtcgaccgccgccgcatGGAGCAGGcccgacgagggcgagccTCACCAGCGCACATGGATGGCATTCGCCTGGAATGCTACCTTGTGGGAAGACCTCCTTCCCGTTGTGCAGCAGAACCTTGCCAATGTCGCTGCGGCCATTTCCCAATTCGAGCCAGTAAGCATGCTCGTACGACCGCAGGATAAGTCAAAACTCCAAGGGCTCATCAAGGGTGCCTCGAACGTAACTctggtcgagggcgagttggATGACATGTGGATGCGGGACACTGGGCCGATATTCGTCCGCAATGACAGCGgtgtcgccgccgtcaaCTTTAACTTTAACGGATGGGGCAACAAGCAGTGGCACGCCGCCGACTCAAAGGTCGCGGCAGAAGTTGCGTCcagcgccggcgtcgaacTCCTCAGTACCGAACTCATactcgagggcggcgctctcgaggtcgatggTGTTGGTACCGCGATCATCACGGAGAGCTGCTTGCTCAACAACAACCGTAACCCCGGGTGGAGCAAGGCGCAggtggaggccgagctcgagcgcctcctcggcatcacCAAGGTCATCTGGCTCCCTGGAATTGCGGGTAAGGATATTACTGATGGCCACACCGACTTCTACGCCCGCTTCGTCGGGGAGGGGCATGTCGTCGCTGGCTTCGAACCCGATACCACGAGTTTCGATCATAACGTTACCACCACTcacctcgacatcctccGCTCCGCCACGGATGCAAAGGGCCACCCTCTCAACGTGACGGTCCTCAACGCCCCCACAACCGTACGGAGGGAGTATCGTAACGACGAGGATTTCGCGGCCGGCTACATCAACTTTTACCTGTGCCGGGGAGGCGTCATCGCTCCTCAGTTTGGAGACAGCAAGGCGGATGCTGCTGCACTCCAGACGCTCCAGGACGCGTTCCCGGACCGCCAGGTCGTGCAGCTCAACATTGACGGTATTGCAgccggtggaggcggcATCCACTGTGCCACGCAGCAGGAGATCGCACGCGATCCGGCTAACCCTCCAGCCGTACCGTCGGCCCAGCCCTCAGCGTTCAAGGAGAGCTCAGGCGTTCGTCGACACGCGCGCAAGTGGCTCGGCGCTGTTGTTGCAGGTGTCGTTGGCGCGTCAGCTGTGTAG
- a CDS encoding uncharacterized protein (Fungal specific transcription factor domain) produces the protein MDSDDAMDENGFDQGLALTEANESPSSGKATLKRGDACLACRRRRIRCNAAKPSCATCVRLKKECVYETGKSTSRIAQLKARIAELESQLSSRSPEQTSSGGEQGMQPGPFFPDQRQQDGRHESTPQHHHPQQHSHHNHQSRPATAPSYQSNSAPMTSGHHPEADTLGAVLGAAPRSGRMPYPQSTGPRPLGVPDEHFDFDLSFLDQPVYDLSAAMMTASMAQNDQIDIGALNRRYHGLSARSEVTGVPMRSPRAGTRGTSLPETAASPLGRAPPGEVPAVLNKMMGQFLKQHQQQSVSYFEENEDAEMEFLPSLGDIEILPSLPQGRELMGGWFDPNDIPPAVRDHLLDLFFSKTNAGNLFHVVFHLPRLYTRLTMPPNKRPHPCLMYAMYSCAARLSSQPAIKQLEGQFYSIAEKQIRLAIKNHDRLLDVVRAMALLVSYLFSKEQYSLGYHMTGTAVRLAISCGLDRIPTSVWSPQPPFNAAIHCTLRMGGYALPPPEDPIDLAERIYAFWAVYETDLCTAVAYLWHPGFPIDEIRTPLPRPMIEYELGIVSEKDDIPISSVFDATPYPYSSDTSFMVLRIKAVTFLSRVLKLRQDKPELEQPQVAPATPEPHGCSYPGSPFPAHITHPKGFASLKAGMDRFIASLPEQMQPPWQWDSEDDSDLGLPRVQMGRDTSILHFLIGNAYMQLWNVRALDAENTIAILIARRLVNVMYLFQTDPLSTGYDIFMITIWNEVAMILLREAKRLQYVGDAKKAALIDADLDVAITALKKWGDVDLANEHDGADIAAMNGKMLDQLRAMSEQDWAESIAESQRRYGGGGPGSPGVTPVSMAGLADMVCPELASSGAGLAAAQLNSTGLY, from the exons ATGGACAGCGACGATGCAATGGACGAGAACGGATTCGACCAGGGCCTCGCTCTCACTGAAGCCAACGAGTCACCTTCCTCTGGCAAAG CAACACTCAAGCG TGGAGATGCGTGCTTGGCctgccgccggcgtcgaATT cgcTGCAATGCCGCTAAGCCCTCCTGTGCGACCTGCGTACGCCTTAAGAAGGAGTGTGTATACGAGACTGGGAAGAGCACATCGCGCATAGCACAGCTCAAGGCTCGGATCG ccgagctcgagtcgcagctctcctctcgctctcccGAACAGACATCCAGCGGCGGGGAGCAGGGCATGCAACCCGGACCT TTCTTCCCCGACCAGCGACAGCAGGACGGACGTCACGAGTCTACGCCGCAACATCACCACCCCCAGCAACATTCTCACCACAATCACCAGTCGCGGCCGGCGACAGCACCGTCTTACCAATCGAATTCGGCGCCGATGACCTCTGGGCATCATCCGGAGGCGGATACGCTCGGCGCTGTGCTTGGTGCGGCTCCCCGCTCAGGACGGATGCCCTACCCACAGAGTACGGGCCCGAGGCCACTCGGTGTGCCGGACGAGCACTTTGACTTTGACCTCTCTTTCCTCGATCAGCCTGTCTATGACCTGAGCGCAGCGATGATGACCGCATCTATGGCCCAGAACGATCAGATCGACATTGGCGCACTCAATCGCCGGTACCACGGTCTCAGTGCGAGGTCCGAAGTCACCGGAGTGCCAATGAGGTCGCCAAGAGCAGGAACCCGAGGTACCTCACTACCAGAGACGGCAGCAAGTCCTCTTGGACGGGCGCCGCCTGGAGAGGTTCCGGCCGTCCTCAACAAGATGATGGGCCAGTTCCTGAAGCAACACCAGCAGCAGAGCGTCTCGTACTTTGAGGAAAACGAGGATGCCGAAATGGAGTTCCTTCCGTCGCTGGGCGACATCGAGATCCTCCCGTCACTGCCGCAGGGTCGTGAGCTGATGGGCGGCTGGTTCGACCCTAACGACATCCCACCCGCTGTGCGTGACCATCT CCTGGACCTGTTCTTCTCCAAGACGAATGCTGGGAACCTATTCCACGTTGTTTTCCACTTGCCGCGTCTCTACACGCGCTTGACTATGCCGCCCAACAAGCGCCCGCACCCGTGCCTCATGTACGCGATGTACTCGTGTGCGGCGCGTCTCTCGTCCCAGCCGGCAATCAAGCAGCTTGAGGGCCAGTTCTACAGCATCGCCGAGAAGCAGATCCGGTTGGCCATCAAGAACCacgaccgcctcctcgacgtcgtgcgTGCCATGGCGCTGCTTGTGTCGTACCTCTTCTCCAAGGAACAGTACTCTCTCGGCTACCACATGACTGGGACAGCCGTACGACTCGCCATCTCGTGTGGCCTTGACCGCATCCCAACGTCCGTGTGGTCACCCCAACCACCATTCAACGCGGCTATTCACTGCACATTACGCATGGGAGGGTAtgcccttcctccaccagAGGACCCGATCGACTTGGCGGAACGCATCTACGCCTT CTGGGCTGTGTATGAAACCGACCTCTGCACAGCTGTGGCGTATCTCTGGCACCCTGGTTTTCCGATCGATGAGATCCGCACCCCACTCCCACGGCCCATGATCGAGTACGAGCTGGGCATTGTGTCGGAGAAGGACGATATTCCAATCAGCTCCGTGTTCGACGCCACGCCTTATCCGTACAGCTCGGACACGTCTTTCATGGTTCTCCGCATCAAGGCTGTCACATTCCTCTCAAGAGTTCTCAAGTTACGGCAAGATAAGCCCGAGTTAGAGCAGCCGCAGGTGGCACCTGCAACGCCGGAACCGCACGGGTGCTCGTACCCGGGCTCACCGTTCCCTGCTCACATCACCCACCCTAAGGGCTTTGCCAGCCTCAAGGCGGGCATGGACAGATTCATCGCCTCGCTTCCTGAGCAGATGCAACCCCCATGGCAGTGGGACTCGGAGGATGACAGCGACTTGGGCCTGCCGCGTGTGCAGATGGGCCGCGACACCTCGATCCTTCACTTCCTTATCGGCAACGCGTACATGCAATTGTGGAACGTGCGCGCCTTGGACGCCGAAAACACTATCGCTATCCTTatcgcgcgccgcctcgtcaatGTCATGTACCTCTTCCAGACGGATCCCTTGAGCACAGGCTACGACATCTTCATGATCACCATCTGGAACGAAGTGGCCATGATTCTGCTCCGCGAAGCCAAGCGCCTGCAGTATGTTggcgacgccaagaaggctgcgctcatcgacgccgacctgGATGTCGCCATCACTGCGCTCAAGAAGTGGGGCGACGTCGATCTCGCCAACGAGCACGATGGTGCCGATATTGCCGCGATGAACGGCAAGATGCTCGATCAACTGCGCGCGATGAGCGAGCAGGACTGGGCTGAGTCGATCGCCGAGAGCCAGCGGCGGTAcggcggaggcgggccAGGAAGCCCCGGGGTAACTCCTGTGTCCATGGCTGGGTTGGCAGACATGGTATGTCCCGAACTGGCCAGTTCGGGTGCAGGACTAGCTGCTGCGCAGTTAAACTCGACTGGGCTCTATTAG
- the DAL1 gene encoding uncharacterized protein (Amidohydrolase family): MSKPTTTVIAEQAVLPGRLDYSAVAIDIADGRIVAVRSSLEPAPGAEVIRVPKGKVLLPGLIDTHVHLNQPGRTQWEGFATGTQAAVSGGVTTLVDMPLNSIPPTTTVANLEEKQAAAEDAGIACDTGFWGGIIPGNAPDLAPLVKAGVKGFKCFLLNSGVDEFPHVSEQDIRDACDALKDTNALVMFHAELDPHGHSDTSHLVPTSWGSALSIGLVVALGTIMHARNTGQEMLGKVATGIAGFLSVTLATYLSPWKPRHFEVDGGPGPNQIAMALTAGPALGIALGAYFFGMEQTRNLAPLVIPVVGAVFAGSYLAAGGEYAAWLATRPPKMEEDALQLVLRICRAYPNLRFHIVHLSAASALPALRAARAGTDGGAPVKNLTVETCFHYLCLEAEDVPRDAAQYKCCPPIRDAKNRRELIKALKHGEIQYVVSDHSPCTPELKKGGFMSAWGGVSSLGLGLQLLNTELDVGVPRIVEWLGINQARQVGLEGIKGELKEGCDADFVIFDPEATEVITKDHLLFRNKVSPYLGKTVRGRVEQTYLRGHKVFDFSEGVIHNKSGQFQL; encoded by the exons ATGTCCAAGCCGACCACCACTGTCATTGCAGAGCAGGCAGTGCTCCccggccgcctcgactACTCCGCCGTCGCGATCGACATTGCCGATGGCCGCATCGTAGCCGTCCGCTCGTCACTCGAGCCCGCGCCGGGTGCCGAGGTTATCCGCGTACCCAAGGGCAAGGTGTTACTGCCAGGTCTGATCGA cacCCACGTCCACCTCAACCAGCCCGGCCGCACTCAATGGGAGGGTTTCGCAACGGGCACTCAAGCGGCAGTCTCAGGCGGTGTAACgacgctcgtcgacatGCCGCTCAACTCTATCCCGCCTACGACCACAGTGGCCAATTTGGAGGAGAAACAAGCGGCGGCAGAGGATGCGGGCATTGCCTGTGACACTGGTTTCTGGGGTGGCATCATCCCTGGTAATGCGCCAGACCTAGCTCCGCTGGTCAAAGCCGGCGTGAAGGGCTTCAAGTGTTTCCTCCTCAACTCTGGCGTTGACGAGTTCCCTCACGTCAGCGAGCAGGACATCCGCGACGCATGCGACGCGCTTAAAGACACGAACGCACTGGTCATGTTTCATGCCGAACTCGATCCCCACGGACACAGCGATACGAGCCACCTCGTCCCAACGAGCTGGGGAAGCGCATTGAGTATTGGTCTGGTTGTGGCCCTCGGGACAATTATGCATGCCCGCAATACGGGCCAGGAGATGCTGGGCAAAGTCGCTACTGGCATCGCCGGTTTCCTCAGCGTCACACTCGCTACCTACCTCTCGCCATGGAAGCCGAGGCActtcgaggtcgacggGGGGCCCGGCCCAAACCAGATCGCCATGGCACTCACGGCTGGGCCCGCGCTCGGTATTGCTCTCGGAGCCTACTTCTTCGGCATGGAGCAGACGCGTAACCTTGCACCGCTCGTTATTCcagtcgtcggcgccgtgTTTGCAGGCTCATACCTCGCCGCGGGGGGCGAGTATGCTGCGTGGCTGGCTACCCGCCCGCccaagatggaggaggatgcgctccaactcgtcctccgtATCTGCCGCGCTTACCCCAATCTGCGCTTCCACATCGTCCACCTCTCGGCCGCTAGCGCCTTACCGGCGCTCCGCGCCGCACGGGCCGGTACAGACGGCGGTGCCCCAGTCAAGAACCTCACCGTTGAGACTTGCTTCCACTACCTCtgcctcgaggccgaggacgtaCCCCGCGACGCGGCACAGTACAAGTGCTGCCCGCCTATTCGCGACGCTAAGAACCGCCGCGAACTCATCAAGGCACTCAAGCACGGCGAGATCCAGTACGTGGTGTCCGACCACTCGCCATGCACGCCCGAACTTAAAAAGGGAGGATTCATGTCTGCTTGGGGAGGCGTGTCgtcgctcggcctcggcctccagctcctcaacaCCGAACTTGATGTTGGCGTTCCGCGCATCGTCGAGTGGCTCGGCATTAACCAAGCCCGCcaggtcggcctcgagggcatcaagggcgagctcaaggagggcTGCGATGCCGACTTTGTCATCTTTGACCCAGAGGCCACAGAGGTCATCACAAAGGaccacctcctcttccgcaACAAGGTCTCGCCCTACCTCGGCAAGACCGTCCGcggccgcgtcgagcaGACTTATCTCCGCGGCCACAAGGTCTTCGACTTCAGCGAGGGTGTCATCCACAACAAGTCGGGCCAGTTCCAGCTGTAA
- the MDH1 gene encoding uncharacterized protein (lactate/malate dehydrogenase, NAD binding domain), whose amino-acid sequence MFALRAASKSTLVRGFASSARVDYKAVVLGAGGGIGQPLSLLMKENPKVTELALYDVRGAPGVAADVSHINTNSKVTGHAADDIAGALKGADVVIIPAGVPRKPGMTRDDLFNTNAGIVATLADAVAKNCPKALVGIISNPVNSTVPIFAEVLKKNGVYDPKRLFGVTTLDVVRASRFVSEIKGNNPKDVQVTVVGGHSGPTIVPLLSQTASSADIKGETYDKLVHRIQFGGDEVVKAKDGAGSATLSMAYAGARFAGALLRGLDGEAGVIEPTFVESPLFAGEGIVYFSSNVELGPEGVKTIHPLGKLTAEEETLLKACIPELKKNIDKGVAFVASS is encoded by the exons ATGTTCGCTCTCCGTGCTGCCTCCAAGTCTACCCTCGTTCGCGGCttcgcctcgtcggctcGCGTCGACTACAAGGCTGTCGTTCTCGGCGCGGGAGGCGGGATTG GCCAGccgctctcgctcctcaTGAAGGAGAACCCCAAGGTgaccgagctcgccctctACGATGTCCGTGGTGCCCCCGGTGTTGCCGCCGATGTCTCGCACATCAACACCAACTCCAAGGTGACTGGCCACGCCGCTGACGA CATCGCCGGTGCGCTCAAGggtgccgacgtcgtcatcatcccCGCTGGTGTTCCCCGCAAGCCCGGCATGACCCGTGACGACCTGTTCAACACCAACGCCGGCATTGTCGCTaccctcgccgacgccgttgCCAAGAACTGCCCCAAGGCGCTCGTTGGCATCATCTCCAACCCCGTCAACTCGACCGTCCCCATCTtcgccgaggtcctcaAGAAGAACGGCGTCTACGACCCCAAGCGCCTCTTTGGTGTCACCACCCTTGACGTCGTCCGTGCCTCGCGCTTCGTTTCCGAGATCAAGGGCAACAACCCCAAGGACGTCCAGGTGACCGTTGTCGGTGGCCACTCGGGCCCCACCATCGTCCCGCTCCTCTCGCAGACCGCTTCGTCGGCCGACATCAAGGGCGAGACCTacgacaagctcgtccaCCGCATCCAGTTtggcggtgacgaggtcgtcaaggccaaggacggtGCCGGTTCGGCTACCCTCTCGATGGCTTACGCCGGTGCCCGCTTCGCCGGCGCCCTCCTCCgtggcctcgacggcgaggctggCGTTATCGAGCCCACTTTCGTCGAGTCGCCCCTCTTCGCTGGTGAGGGCATCGTCTACTTCTCGTCcaacgtcgagctcggccccGAGGGTGTCAAGACCATCCACCCTCTCGGCAAGCTCAccgctgaggaggagactCTCCTCAAGGCCTGCATCcccgagctcaagaagaaCATTGACAAGGGTGTCGCCTTTGTCGCCTCGTCCTAA
- the GLR1 gene encoding uncharacterized protein (Belongs to the class-I pyridine nucleotide-disulfide oxidoreductase family), whose translation MPPLPVKEAEKIGEYDLFVIGGGSGGLGTARRAASYGAKVGLAEASHRLGGTCVNVGCVPKKVMWYTSEEASSLRHAAAYGFGNAEENDKIVASFNWPKLKKKRDAYIERLNGIYDRNLAKDGVDYHEGYASFVDKNTLNIKSLNGENYTIKAKKIVIAVGGKPHVPTDEEVPGASLGIDSDGFFELEEQPKRVAVVGAGYIAVELAGIFNGLGSETHLLIRHGAVLRTFDPMLSDVLLPWMEHVGMNVHKETGVTKVEKIDGGLRVHQKNGEPIDVDTVVWAIGRHANDNGLGLDKVGVKQDDKGNVIANEYQETNVEDIYALGDIGGKAELTPVAIAAGRRLSNRLFGPPEFKDDKLDYNDIPSVVFSHPPIGSVGLSEPDARKKYGESIKVYTTRFRDMSGAMLDENQKQPTAYKVICEGPNERVIGLHMIGVGSDEILQGFAVAIKCGATRKDFQATVAIHPTSAEEVVTIF comes from the exons ATgcctcctcttccagtcaaggaggccgagaagatCGGCGAGTACGACCTGTTCGTAATTGGCGGCGGATCCGGCGGTCTCGGTaccgcccgccgcgcggccagTTATGGCGCAAAGGTCGGCCTGGCCGAGGCATCGCACCGTCTTGGTGGAACGTGTGTTAATGTTGGCTGTGTGCCGAAGA AGGTTATGTGGTACACgtccgaggaggcgagCTCGCTTCGCCACGCTGCGGCGTACGGGTTCGgcaacgccgaggagaacgacAAGATTGTCGCGAGCTTCAACTggcccaagctcaagaagaagcgcgacgCATACATTGAGCGTCTTAATGGCATTTA cgaccgcaacctcgccaaggacggTGTCGACTACCACGAGGGCTACGCCTCGTTCGTCGACAAGAACACACTCAACATCAAGTCTTTGAACGGCGAGAACTACACcatcaaggccaagaagatTGTCATCGCCGTCGGGGGCAAGCCGCACGTTCCGACAGACGAGGAGGTTCCGGGTGCGTCGCTTGGCATCGACTCGGACGGTTTCTTTgaactcgaggagcagccgaagcgtgtcgccgtcgtcggtgcGGGCTACATTGCCGTCGAACTCGCAGGCATCTTCAACGGTCTCGGATCCGAGACCCACCTCCTGATCCGACACGGCGCCGTCCTCCGCACATTCGACCCTATGCTCTCggacgtcctcctcccgtGGATGGAGCACGTCGGGATGAACGTCCACAAGGAAACGGGTGTGAccaaggtcgagaagatTGATGGCGGACTCCGTGTGCACCAGAAGAACGGGGAGCCtatcgacgtcgacacgGTCGTCTGGGCGATTGGGCGTCATGCCAACGACaacggccttggcctcgacaaGGTGGGCGTCAAGCAGGACGACAAGGGCAATGTCATTGCCAATGAGTATCAGGAGACCAACGTCGAGGATATCTACGCCCTCGGTGACATTGGTggcaaggccgagctcacTCCGGTCGCCATCGCTGCCGGTCGCCGCCTCAGCAACCGCCTCTTCGGCCCGCCCGagttcaaggacgacaagctcgactACAACGACATTCCGTCCGTCGTCTTCTCGCACCCCCCCATCGGTTCCGTCGGTCTCAGCGAGCCCGACGCACGCAAAAAGTACGGCGAGAGCATCAAGGTCTACACCACCCGTTTCCGTGACATGAGCGgcgccatgctcgacgagaacCAGAAGCAGCCTACCGCGTACAAGGTCATCTGCGAGGGGCCCAACGAGCGCGTCATTGGTCTTCACATG attGGCGTCGGCTCGGATGAGATCCTCCAGGGCTTCGCGGTCGCCATCAAGtgcggcgcgacgcgcaAGGACTTCCAGGCCACCGTGGCCATCCACCCCACCAGCGCTGAGGAGGTTGTCACCATCTTCTAA